The Tripterygium wilfordii isolate XIE 37 chromosome 5, ASM1340144v1, whole genome shotgun sequence DNA segment TTATAGTCAATATTCGTCAAGAAAATATCAATGACTCAAATGTAAATAGAATAAAGGCACTCAAATCCGCGTTATGACTTGATAAAGACTCCAATTGACACTACACCCTTCCAATTGGAAAGAAATATTGAATACTCGCTGAGGTAAACAGGAAGACATGTTGCGATAATCAACCCACAATCTCAAAACAAGATTAAAAgatatttttattatgattttatcttattaattaatttaccaCCTACTACATGTATTAACATACGCTGTAGTCAATGGTTGTGATAAAATAAAACAGGGCAAGTTTTCAGGGTTTGTGGCTCTGGTCCTGTGTGTAGATATAATCGATGTGGGCAGCAAGAGTTCTTCTCATCAAGCACTCATCCTCTCCAATTCCTTCGCAGCTGTCTTCTGCATGCCCTTCAACAACCTAAaaaatacacacacaaaaattaaaacaattcaattgacatatataattaatcaaaACCCATTTACCAAAATCAAAACTTGAGACAAAAAAATCACGTAATTAGTGAAAGCAGACGAACCCCAGATTGGGTTTTTGCTAAAGAACCATCAGCAAAGGCCGGCTCAGGGCGAGCAGCGATGGCGGACAGGGTGGAGCAGCAGAGGAGGAGAGATAGTATGAAAAAGGTGGCAACCTTAACGGCCATGTTTGATAGTTCTGCTTTTGTAAGAGGAATTCAATGTTAGATTTGAGAGGTACAGAAGAGAGGTGGTGTGTGTGAGTTATTTATAAAGAGGAATGAGGAGGAGGGGAAGAAGGAAAAGGTACCCGTACGTGTGAACCGGAGAGGCTAAGAATCAGATAAGACAAAATTAATtagtatataaaaataaaaaaaaaagaggaaggttttaatttaaattttttttattttttaaaaaatgagattTCGAAAATGAAAAGCTGTTGTTTAAGGTTTGAATGGCATCGCTCT contains these protein-coding regions:
- the LOC119998982 gene encoding phytosulfokines-like, producing MAVKVATFFILSLLLCCSTLSAIAARPEPAFADGSLAKTQSGVVEGHAEDSCEGIGEDECLMRRTLAAHIDYIYTQDQSHKP